The following proteins are co-located in the Microvirga ossetica genome:
- a CDS encoding L,D-transpeptidase, whose protein sequence is MRAWTSCSALLLAILLPAAASAQPVARNGGFYGNTYISPGYDYPYARTEDGYRESYPLVTRPAAPAYRGQRVAGYPYDVSTTGSVATLPQDYGTGYDHSIDYAISPEFQRQIVAYRGTERPGTIVVDTSNKFLYLVQDGGRAIRYGIGVGREGFEWSGRQTVSMKREWPSWRPPAEMIRRRPDLPRFMEGGPDNPLGARALYLGSSLYRIHGTNEPHTIGQAVSSGCIRMLNDDVTDLYSRVRVGTTVLVI, encoded by the coding sequence ATGCGCGCTTGGACCTCTTGCTCCGCACTGCTTCTGGCCATTCTCCTGCCTGCCGCTGCGTCCGCACAGCCGGTCGCCAGGAACGGCGGCTTCTACGGCAATACCTATATTTCTCCGGGCTACGACTATCCCTATGCCCGGACCGAAGACGGCTATAGGGAGAGCTATCCGCTCGTGACCCGCCCGGCCGCGCCGGCATATCGGGGCCAGCGCGTCGCCGGCTATCCCTACGACGTGAGCACCACGGGCAGCGTTGCGACGTTGCCGCAGGATTACGGCACGGGCTACGACCACAGCATCGATTATGCGATCTCGCCGGAGTTCCAGCGCCAGATCGTGGCCTATCGCGGCACTGAACGGCCCGGCACGATCGTCGTCGATACCAGCAACAAGTTCCTCTATCTCGTGCAGGACGGCGGCCGCGCGATCCGCTACGGCATCGGCGTCGGCCGCGAAGGCTTCGAATGGAGCGGCCGCCAGACCGTATCCATGAAGCGCGAATGGCCGTCCTGGCGTCCGCCGGCCGAGATGATCCGCCGCCGTCCTGACCTTCCCCGGTTCATGGAAGGCGGCCCGGACAATCCGCTCGGCGCCCGCGCTCTCTATCTCGGCTCCTCGCTCTACCGCATCCACGGCACCAACGAGCCGCACACCATCGGACAGGCCGTCTCCTCCGGCTGCATCCGCATGCTCAACGATGACGTGACCGATCTCTACAGCCGCGTGCGGGTCGGAACGACCGTGCTCGTGATCTGA
- a CDS encoding DMT family transporter has protein sequence MNYVYLFTAILCEVVATSALKAAEGFSRFWPSVIVIVGYGLAFFCLSLTMRSIPIGIAYAIWSGVGIVLIAAAGFVLYRQPLDLPALIGLALILAGVLVINLFSKTAGH, from the coding sequence ATGAATTACGTTTATCTCTTCACCGCCATCCTCTGCGAGGTCGTCGCCACCTCGGCGCTCAAGGCGGCCGAGGGCTTTTCCCGCTTCTGGCCGTCGGTGATCGTGATCGTCGGCTATGGGCTCGCCTTCTTCTGCCTCTCGCTGACCATGCGCAGCATTCCTATCGGCATCGCCTATGCGATCTGGTCGGGCGTCGGCATCGTGCTGATCGCGGCCGCCGGCTTCGTGCTCTACCGCCAGCCGCTGGACCTGCCTGCCCTGATCGGCCTGGCGCTCATCCTGGCCGGTGTGCTGGTGATCAACCTGTTCTCGAAGACCGCCGGCCATTGA
- a CDS encoding DUF2076 domain-containing protein has protein sequence MNEQERQVIDDIFRRLEQVANQPRDPEAERFIAEKLRQQPYAPYAMAQAVFVQEQALTNLQAENEQLRAELEQASRQPPSGGFLSSIFGGGASRPPGPAYNAPPARQASPWGQPHPSQAPYPPQDGRMGGAPGGPWGGGMMQRGGGGGFLGTALSTAAGVAGGVMLANALSHAFDGKDDPAGDKTALADTGGADQAADADNAGITDSLYGNQDQQEDNQDFDDFAGDGGDEGDWA, from the coding sequence ATGAACGAGCAGGAACGCCAGGTCATCGACGATATCTTCCGACGCCTCGAGCAGGTGGCGAACCAGCCGCGCGATCCGGAGGCCGAGCGCTTCATCGCCGAGAAGCTGCGCCAGCAGCCCTATGCGCCCTATGCCATGGCGCAGGCGGTCTTCGTTCAGGAACAGGCGCTCACCAATCTCCAGGCCGAGAACGAGCAGCTGCGCGCCGAACTCGAACAGGCGAGCCGCCAGCCGCCATCCGGCGGCTTCCTCTCCAGCATCTTCGGCGGCGGCGCCTCCCGTCCGCCTGGCCCCGCCTATAACGCGCCGCCCGCCCGGCAGGCCTCGCCGTGGGGCCAGCCGCACCCGTCGCAAGCCCCATATCCTCCGCAGGACGGCAGGATGGGTGGCGCGCCCGGCGGCCCCTGGGGCGGCGGCATGATGCAGCGCGGCGGCGGGGGCGGGTTCCTCGGCACCGCGCTCTCGACGGCGGCCGGCGTTGCGGGCGGCGTGATGCTCGCCAACGCCCTGAGCCACGCTTTCGATGGAAAAGACGATCCGGCAGGCGACAAAACGGCCCTGGCCGATACCGGCGGTGCAGATCAGGCGGCCGATGCCGACAACGCCGGCATCACGGATTCCCTCTATGGGAACCAGGATCAGCAGGAAGACAATCAAGATTTTGACGACTTTGCTGGGGATGGCGGAGACGAGGGCGACTGGGCCTGA
- a CDS encoding NUDIX hydrolase encodes MDVSSSGFDPAAFRRHVATILEGHAKTFGVPAGRHALLRRQIAGGDDIHSRRTFPGHVTTSAFILDREGQRILLIHHRSLGRWLQPGGHYEAPEDLAGSALREAVEETGMQGLAIDPWHGTTGLPIDIDSHRIPARPDRDEPEHWHHDIRYVVRADGDDVLRPDLREVHGAEWRARFDLESIAPQALANMRQAGLVRP; translated from the coding sequence TTGGACGTCTCGTCTTCCGGCTTCGACCCGGCCGCCTTCCGCCGCCATGTCGCAACGATCCTCGAGGGGCATGCGAAAACCTTCGGCGTGCCGGCAGGGCGGCACGCGCTTCTGCGCCGTCAGATCGCGGGCGGGGACGACATCCATTCCCGCCGCACCTTTCCCGGCCATGTGACGACGTCCGCGTTCATCCTCGACCGCGAAGGGCAGCGGATCCTGCTCATCCATCACCGCTCCCTCGGACGCTGGCTGCAGCCGGGCGGCCATTACGAGGCGCCTGAGGATCTGGCGGGCTCGGCCCTGCGCGAGGCGGTGGAGGAAACGGGGATGCAGGGGCTGGCGATCGACCCATGGCATGGCACGACCGGCCTGCCCATCGACATCGACAGCCACCGCATTCCGGCGCGGCCGGATCGGGACGAGCCCGAGCATTGGCATCACGATATCCGCTATGTGGTCAGGGCGGATGGGGACGATGTCCTCCGGCCGGACCTGCGGGAGGTGCATGGCGCCGAATGGCGCGCGCGTTTCGACCTTGAGAGCATCGCACCGCAGGCGCTCGCGAATATGCGTCAGGCGGGTCTTGTGCGCCCCTAA
- a CDS encoding SDR family NAD(P)-dependent oxidoreductase — MAQHPAIAPNRAAVITGAASGIGLAAAKRFAELGMKVCLADFPGDALERAATEVGRVVGKADDVLAVATDVGRTEDVETLKEKVYAAFGEVAVLMNNAGTEGGGQMFGDPARWRAILETNLWGVINGVNAFAPAMIDQNTPCAIVNTGSKQGITTPPGNTAYNISKAGVKVFTEALAHDLRNRPDCRASAHLFIPGFVYTGFAKARGVTERPAGAWEPEQTVDFLLQSLGQNHFYILCPDNETTREMDEKRIRWAAEDIVENRPALSRWHPDYKDAFAKVMEG, encoded by the coding sequence ATGGCCCAGCATCCCGCAATCGCCCCGAACCGCGCTGCCGTCATCACCGGAGCCGCAAGCGGCATCGGGCTCGCTGCCGCCAAACGTTTCGCGGAGCTCGGCATGAAGGTCTGCCTTGCGGATTTTCCCGGCGACGCGCTCGAGCGGGCGGCGACGGAGGTGGGGCGCGTTGTCGGCAAGGCGGACGATGTGCTGGCCGTCGCGACCGATGTCGGCCGGACGGAGGATGTCGAGACCCTCAAGGAGAAGGTCTACGCCGCCTTCGGCGAGGTGGCCGTGCTGATGAACAATGCCGGCACCGAGGGCGGCGGGCAGATGTTCGGCGATCCGGCGCGCTGGCGCGCGATCCTCGAGACCAATCTCTGGGGCGTGATCAACGGCGTGAACGCTTTCGCGCCCGCCATGATCGACCAGAACACCCCTTGCGCCATCGTCAATACGGGCTCGAAGCAGGGCATCACCACCCCTCCCGGCAACACCGCCTACAACATCTCCAAGGCCGGCGTGAAGGTGTTCACGGAAGCCCTGGCCCATGATCTGCGCAACCGGCCCGATTGCCGGGCAAGCGCGCATCTGTTCATTCCCGGCTTCGTCTATACGGGTTTTGCCAAGGCGAGAGGCGTCACCGAGAGGCCGGCCGGTGCGTGGGAGCCGGAGCAGACGGTCGATTTCCTGCTGCAATCGCTGGGGCAGAACCATTTCTACATCCTGTGCCCGGACAACGAGACCACGCGCGAGATGGACGAGAAACGCATCCGCTGGGCGGCGGAGGACATCGTCGAAAACCGTCCGGCCCTGTCGCGCTGGCATCCCGATTACAAGGATGCCTTCGCCAAGGTGATGGAAGGCTGA
- a CDS encoding tetratricopeptide repeat protein translates to MKHRTEARHRLGLLAGAFVFSIGTACLLTPAMGAGESGSSGGGGGAGGGSDGGGGNANAASTCPRGQIYSQRSRRCVQVRSEVLTDEAVTDYAYTLAQAERFDEALEVLDMVRNPDTPKALNYRGYITRKLGRTEEGIGYYLKSVALDPQYAQVREYLGEAYVVQGKLDLAREQLQVIQTLCGTECEEYRDLAEVIEAAPR, encoded by the coding sequence ATGAAACATCGCACCGAAGCAAGACACCGTCTCGGTTTGTTGGCAGGCGCTTTCGTTTTCTCGATCGGCACCGCATGTCTTCTCACACCTGCCATGGGGGCAGGTGAGAGCGGAAGCTCGGGTGGCGGTGGCGGCGCTGGTGGTGGAAGTGACGGCGGTGGAGGCAATGCCAACGCGGCAAGCACTTGCCCGAGAGGTCAGATCTACAGCCAGAGATCCCGTCGATGCGTGCAGGTCCGCAGCGAGGTTCTGACGGACGAGGCGGTGACGGATTACGCCTACACCCTTGCGCAGGCCGAGCGTTTCGACGAGGCGCTCGAGGTGCTCGACATGGTTCGGAATCCGGACACGCCGAAGGCCCTCAACTACCGCGGATACATCACGCGGAAGCTCGGACGAACCGAAGAGGGCATCGGCTATTATCTCAAGTCCGTCGCCCTGGACCCGCAATATGCCCAGGTGCGGGAATATCTCGGTGAAGCCTATGTCGTTCAGGGCAAGCTCGATCTCGCACGCGAGCAGCTTCAGGTCATCCAGACCCTGTGTGGAACGGAATGCGAGGAATATCGCGACCTCGCCGAAGTGATTGAAGCGGCCCCGCGATGA